DNA sequence from the Pomacea canaliculata isolate SZHN2017 linkage group LG7, ASM307304v1, whole genome shotgun sequence genome:
ATGTGTACAGAATTTTCAGCGTATTGTAGCTGTTGCTTTTTCTGTTAGTTTGTCTTCACCCTTTGGCATGATgacagtttgcttttttaatttctttctttctttctttctttctttctttctttctagattttaatgatattatttaaatttatcgAAATTATTTCATACGATACTAGCTAACAAAACTGCGGTAAGTGGCTGCAATGCTAGCTTTCTTCCTCTGTTGAATGTTCTTGAAGTAAGAATCAAGAAATAACACCTACCTactacatacacatgcatgtgttgGTTCACatcctgtttattttgaaattgtagTTGGTGTTTGTCTTACTATATATCCTGGAAATCTTCTTAACATAGTTCTTTTCTTATATCGGTGtctattattatataatatCGGTGGACTTGCACTGCTTCCCTTCCGACGGTTTGTGCCCTCATTGAGGGTTTTCCAAGAAACATTCTGCAGGCTCCCCACAAGCACCAAACCAGAAAGACTCGTGTCTATCAGATTCGTTATTCGACTGGAACTGTGGTATGGACAGGGGCATATACAGCCAGGATTACAGTTTCTTCAGATGGATTTTGCAAGCTGGGAGAAACTTCTAGCAACATATCTTTCATGATCATTATATATTACATTCTGTAGACCACGTGTTGCTTGTTAGGTTCATCTGTGtataatgttattattattgtataagCTGTGTTTTATATGATGTATTAAGAAGTAATACTCGCGATTCTTCTCCTACATTTAGTGTTGCAGGTATAATATTGTTCCCCCATTCTAGATGGTGGGTCACGTGTTGATTTATATTTGGAGAAGTGTACCGTGATATGTTGACTCTTTTTTAAGCTTTAAGAAACCAATTAGAATTGATCTTATATGGTTTGCAAGACATCTTTGAGCCCTTTAAAAGGACGATTTTTACACCATTGTCACCAAATAAAGTTCAaagctctttcttttttttctcgctcTGATATGTATGTGCGTTTGTATGGAGTTGGAGGGTATATGCTTGTGTCATTGTACGTGTATGAAAATGTATGGGTGTGAATGTGAGATTGCACTACACACGCGGAGTGGGCTAAGCTACATTCAAAGTAACAGACGATCAAATGGACCAAGGTTTATTTCCTTGTAATTGTTGCTTCACATACATCAGCTCGAAATTTCGAAATGCCAAAAACATTCTTTTGACGGTTTGCAAGTTAAAATATCCATCTTGACATGTTTTTGATATACAGACTGATGTACAGACTGATTTATAGTTTGTATTTAACAGCATCCATTGTGAAGACATCAGGGTTCACCATCAGGGGCTGGCGGAGTCTGACATTCGGTCCTCTCGCTCCTGTCGCCATGGGACCTGGAGATCAAATACCAAgtttagatgtttattttatttcaacattgtttCTCAAAGATCATTTCCTCACACGTGAATGCACCCTTTGACTAACCTTAACATTGCTTAGAGTGAAATGTTACCATTGGCTTACGTATTAACATCCTGTTTCTAttgttgtattttctgtatCTTTGTTTACCACTCTGCGTATGCTTAAAGTTGTCTGACCATATCAGAGACTAACAGAGAAGCAAGGAGAGACGAATGATGAGACAGTGATTTTCATAATTTACTAGCATTTTTGCGGAGTTTTTGAAAAGCAACCCATCTGTAGATGATGTACATTGTTGTCTGTAGTTTACCTTTAGGTGAAGGCGGGTTCATCAGAAGCTCGAGGTCGTCCTTCAAGAGCatgtcttctctctgtctcgccGTCCCTTCGTAAACGTAGTGAACATTCAGAAAACTCGCTATGAACAGCCAGTCGTCTTTGTTGAATGTTCGCAAAGTTACTCCGATGTCCACAAGACTCTTCAGCCCTTCCAGGCTCTCGCCGTGGTCGTAAGGAGATGGCAATGGGTGAGGAATCGCATGACTTCCATCTTCACAAGATGGTCTCCGAATTTTGTACAGGAATGGAAAGATTATTTCCATCCCTAGATAAATACGGTATTTTGTTCGAGCCTCTTGTATGAATGATCGCAATTTTTCGCTGCATTTCCAACATGGCGAAAAAttgatataaatttttattatttgagaCGGTAGATTACCGCTCTTTAGTAAATCTGTTAGAAAGTCGATAACATTCTCCTCAGAATGCTTGGATTTGGAATTCTGTTGTATGGTGAAGAGCTTGGAGGAGCTGGTCGTATCGCGATATTCTACAATTGAATAGACATCGCGAAATATCAGGCGTGGCTGCTTATGCAGGCCACTATTTTCAAACACCGTAAATATTTGTCGTTTGGAATTTGAGTTATTAGAACATTCACTTGATGTTGTTCCAGTGTCCACCCAGCTTGTATCAACACACAACTGATGAAAGCGCTGATCGAAACGAAGTCTGATCCTCGAACTCATTATTGAGTAGAGCGATTGATTCTGCATGATgttaaaatcattaaatgtCTTGCAGGTACCTTATATGCCTCCTAAAGTCTATTTATAGCGGTAGGGGAAATTGATGAGGGAAATAGTTGTTCGTAACCGAAACCAGCCGGACAGAGTGACTACATCGTTACATCAGCATCGGAAAGGGAATTTCCGTTTCCGACAGCACTTGGAGACAAGACGCGTTGTAGTGGGCGAACAGCCAAGAGGCGGAGCTTGGAGATCTGGGGGCGGGGAGTTCTGTCTGTCCGCCTCCctaatgaatacatttttattcaacagaTTTTTGTCCCCTCAGAAGTTATTCAAATTTGTATCAATCATTTGGTGATTAAACTGACCGTACAATTTCAGCCCTTGCAAACCATAGCATatagaatataataataagataattttaaataaaatttaaaagaagtttaaagAAGGTAGAAGGGACATACATTATAAAGTGTGACAGCGACACACACCACGAGGTGGAATGGAATGTTCTACTAGCAGGTGTCAGTGTGACATGTGACATTTGACTATCATAAGGCCCTCCCATGGGCAG
Encoded proteins:
- the LOC112568275 gene encoding uncharacterized protein LOC112568275, producing the protein MQNQSLYSIMSSRIRLRFDQRFHQLCVDTSWVDTGTTSSECSNNSNSKRQIFTVFENSGLHKQPRLIFRDVYSIVEYRDTTSSSKLFTIQQNSKSKHSEENVIDFLTDLLKSGNLPSQIIKIYINFSPCWKCSEKLRSFIQEARTKYRIYLGMEIIFPFLYKIRRPSCEDGSHAIPHPLPSPYDHGESLEGLKSLVDIGVTLRTFNKDDWLFIASFLNVHYVYEGTARQREDMLLKDDLELLMNPPSPKGPMATGARGPNVRLRQPLMVNPDVFTMDAVKYKL